A genomic stretch from Colwellia sp. Arc7-635 includes:
- a CDS encoding adenosylcobinamide-GDP ribazoletransferase has product MSPKLDDQQVEAARRELKQKSWPALLAEQWQLLLLATSFFTRIPVGISAEVSGKMLNEASRYFALVGVFIGVGSALAFYLAASIMPVELALLIAMATSVLLTGAFHEDGWADVWDGFGGGWTVEKKLNIMKDSRLGTYGAAALFFILMIKYQALLALIQQNITHTALLNESMLSESLSVLSILVLGHGLSRVLATSLIADMPYVSEDATSKVKPLAQTLSTNSYLTLLTTAALILLFSLSFSVIWKLVLVLLLTRWCLKRWFTKQLGGYTGDCLGAAQQLSEVVIYISLLAFSAVSV; this is encoded by the coding sequence ATGTCACCTAAACTTGATGATCAACAAGTTGAGGCTGCTAGGCGAGAGCTCAAGCAAAAGTCATGGCCAGCACTGTTGGCAGAGCAGTGGCAATTATTGTTATTGGCAACCAGTTTTTTTACCCGAATTCCGGTCGGTATTAGTGCTGAAGTCAGCGGTAAAATGTTAAATGAGGCAAGTCGATATTTCGCTTTAGTCGGTGTATTTATTGGTGTTGGCTCAGCGTTAGCTTTTTATCTTGCCGCCAGTATTATGCCGGTAGAACTTGCTTTATTAATTGCCATGGCGACCAGTGTGCTTTTAACCGGTGCTTTTCATGAAGATGGTTGGGCCGATGTTTGGGATGGTTTTGGTGGCGGTTGGACCGTTGAGAAAAAACTTAACATTATGAAGGATAGTCGTTTAGGGACTTACGGCGCGGCGGCATTATTTTTTATCTTAATGATCAAATATCAAGCGTTGTTAGCACTTATTCAGCAAAATATAACCCATACGGCTTTGTTAAACGAAAGCATGCTAAGCGAGAGCTTGAGCGTGTTGTCGATACTCGTTTTAGGCCATGGTTTAAGCCGAGTGCTGGCAACCAGTTTAATTGCTGATATGCCTTATGTCAGTGAAGATGCAACTTCAAAAGTAAAACCCCTAGCGCAAACATTATCGACTAACAGCTATTTAACTTTGCTGACCACTGCTGCGCTGATACTGCTATTTAGTTTGTCTTTTAGTGTTATATGGAAACTTGTGCTGGTTTTATTACTGACCCGTTGGTGCTTAAAGCGTTGGTTCACGAAACAATTAGGCGGCTATACCGGTGATTGTTTAGGAGCAGCGCAACAGCTTTCAGAAGTGGTTATTTACATTTCATTGTTGGCATTTTCAGCCGTGAGCGTATGA
- the cobU gene encoding bifunctional adenosylcobinamide kinase/adenosylcobinamide-phosphate guanylyltransferase, translated as MNKIQLIIGGARSGKSSLAEQYAKASNLPVTYIATAQAFDVEMAQRISLHQADRPQHWALIESPLLLAQAIESAMASSSNGEGICLLVDCLTLWLSNSLCKPSDVLADDCLQTDTQSGTDTDTQPENYAVNLDCWQQEKTQLLALLARISQQACHDNNNNEVGRIEIILVSNEVGHGIVPMGELSRQFVDQAGWLHQAIASIADNVEFVMAGLPLTLKSAEKTNNKVQL; from the coding sequence ATGAATAAAATACAGTTAATTATTGGCGGCGCTCGTTCAGGCAAGAGCTCGTTGGCAGAGCAATATGCTAAGGCGTCAAACCTACCGGTAACTTATATCGCTACCGCACAAGCATTTGACGTGGAAATGGCGCAAAGGATCAGCCTGCATCAAGCTGACCGACCACAACATTGGGCTTTGATAGAGTCACCTTTATTACTGGCACAAGCTATTGAGTCAGCAATGGCGTCCTCGAGCAATGGCGAAGGTATTTGCCTACTAGTCGATTGTCTAACTTTGTGGTTGAGCAATAGTTTGTGTAAGCCAAGTGATGTCTTAGCGGACGACTGCCTTCAGACAGACACTCAGTCGGGCACTGATACAGACACTCAGCCAGAAAATTATGCAGTCAACCTTGATTGTTGGCAACAAGAAAAAACGCAATTACTTGCGTTACTCGCCCGTATTTCCCAACAAGCATGTCACGACAATAACAATAACGAGGTCGGGCGTATTGAAATTATATTGGTGAGTAACGAGGTCGGTCACGGCATAGTGCCGATGGGAGAGTTATCTCGACAATTCGTTGATCAAGCGGGCTGGTTGCATCAAGCCATTGCTAGCATTGCTGATAATGTTGAATTCGTTATGGCAGGCTTACCGTTAACATTAAAATCAGCTGAAAAAACTAACAACAAGGTTCAATTGTGA